Proteins from a genomic interval of Luteibacter pinisoli:
- the queE gene encoding 7-carboxy-7-deazaguanine synthase QueE translates to MNGSTAIPADVPPAAPVRERLRLTEIFHSVQGEADAIGWPTVFVRLTGCPLRCVWCDTEYSFHGGQWHDIDAIVEQVASYGARHVCVTGGEPLAQKRCLILLRKLCDAGFEVSLETSGALDVSNVDPRVRKVMDLKAPDSGESARNLWSNLDHLLPHDQVKFVIASRGDFEWSRDAVREHAIDSKAMVLFSPVWGNVEPRELAEWILADRLPVRFQLQLHKLLWNDAVGH, encoded by the coding sequence ATGAACGGTAGCACCGCAATTCCGGCGGATGTTCCGCCGGCCGCGCCCGTCCGGGAGCGCCTGCGGCTCACCGAAATCTTCCACTCCGTCCAGGGTGAGGCCGACGCCATCGGCTGGCCCACCGTGTTCGTGCGCCTTACCGGCTGCCCGTTGCGCTGCGTCTGGTGCGACACGGAGTACTCGTTCCACGGTGGCCAGTGGCACGACATCGACGCCATCGTCGAGCAGGTGGCCAGCTATGGCGCCAGGCATGTCTGCGTCACCGGCGGCGAGCCGCTGGCGCAGAAGCGCTGCCTGATTCTCCTGCGCAAGCTGTGCGACGCGGGATTTGAGGTGTCACTCGAGACCTCTGGCGCGCTCGATGTGTCGAACGTCGACCCCCGCGTGCGCAAGGTCATGGACCTCAAGGCACCCGATTCAGGCGAGAGCGCGCGCAACCTCTGGTCCAACCTCGACCACCTCCTGCCGCACGACCAGGTGAAGTTCGTCATCGCCAGCCGGGGCGACTTCGAATGGTCGCGCGACGCGGTGCGCGAGCACGCGATCGACAGCAAGGCGATGGTGCTGTTCTCCCCGGTGTGGGGCAACGTCGAGCCGCGCGAGCTCGCCGAATGGATCCTCGCTGACCGCCTGCCGGTGCGCTTCCAGCTGCAGCTGCACAAGCTGCTGTGGAACGACGCCGTCGGCCATTAA
- the ybgF gene encoding tol-pal system protein YbgF produces the protein MAPAQDRLSLADRVSRLEQQNQASAGNTSLVNQVNDLQQQLAQLQGQIEELQHQNQQLQDSQKAQYADMDSRLSRLEKGGAPAGQPAVAANPTPPPQAPAAAGAPPQNAGPAPAASTGGNNPGAASPAEQAAYDAAFKSLRAGDYVTASRGFRDFLVKYPESPLAPNAYYWLGESYYVTMNYPVAIEAFQRLVKNYPQSDKVSDGLLKVGYCQIELKQQDAAIATLKQVMTKYPGTKAAGLAQERLRRLQRQTAN, from the coding sequence ATGGCCCCCGCCCAGGACCGCCTCAGCCTTGCCGACCGTGTGTCGCGGCTCGAGCAGCAGAACCAGGCGAGCGCCGGCAACACCTCGCTGGTGAACCAGGTCAACGACCTGCAGCAGCAGCTCGCCCAGCTCCAGGGGCAGATTGAAGAGCTGCAGCACCAGAACCAGCAACTCCAGGATTCCCAGAAGGCCCAGTACGCGGATATGGATTCGCGCCTGAGCCGTCTTGAAAAGGGTGGCGCGCCCGCCGGCCAGCCGGCCGTTGCCGCCAACCCGACGCCGCCCCCGCAGGCGCCCGCCGCCGCTGGTGCGCCGCCGCAAAACGCTGGCCCGGCACCGGCCGCCAGCACGGGTGGCAACAACCCGGGCGCCGCCTCACCGGCCGAGCAGGCCGCGTACGACGCCGCGTTCAAATCGCTGCGCGCCGGCGACTACGTCACCGCCTCGCGCGGCTTCCGCGACTTCCTCGTGAAGTACCCGGAAAGCCCGCTCGCCCCCAATGCCTATTACTGGCTGGGCGAGTCGTACTACGTGACCATGAATTACCCGGTGGCCATCGAGGCCTTCCAGCGCCTGGTGAAGAACTACCCGCAGAGCGACAAGGTCTCCGATGGCCTGCTCAAGGTGGGTTATTGCCAGATTGAGCTGAAGCAGCAGGACGCCGCCATCGCCACGCTGAAGCAGGTGATGACGAAGTATCCGGGCACGAAGGCCGCAGGCCTCGCACAGGAACGCCTGCGCCGCCTGCAGCGCCAGACGGCCAACTAA
- the pal gene encoding peptidoglycan-associated lipoprotein Pal translates to MNKTVTVTLAALLCVGAAACSKKNTKPAPMPEQQPVASAPAPTNDGKYQPSDLDTDACLRQRVVYFDFDKNDVKPEFQQIIACHAKYLQDRPQSAMSLEGNTDERGTREYNLGLGERRGNAVSSALQAAGGSAGQVNVTSYGKEKPVCKEHNEDCWAKNRRVEIVYTAK, encoded by the coding sequence ATGAATAAGACCGTTACCGTCACCCTGGCTGCCCTGCTCTGCGTGGGTGCAGCCGCGTGCTCGAAGAAGAACACCAAGCCGGCTCCGATGCCGGAACAGCAGCCGGTCGCTTCGGCCCCGGCCCCGACCAACGATGGCAAGTACCAGCCGTCTGACCTCGATACCGATGCCTGCCTCCGTCAGCGCGTCGTGTACTTCGATTTCGACAAGAACGACGTGAAGCCGGAATTCCAGCAGATCATCGCTTGCCACGCCAAGTACCTGCAGGATCGTCCGCAGTCGGCCATGTCCCTTGAGGGCAACACCGACGAGCGCGGCACCCGCGAGTACAACCTGGGCCTCGGCGAGCGCCGCGGCAATGCCGTCTCCAGCGCCCTCCAGGCGGCTGGTGGTTCGGCTGGCCAGGTCAACGTGACCTCGTACGGCAAGGAAAAGCCGGTGTGCAAAGAGCACAACGAAGACTGCTGGGCCAAGAACCGTCGCGTTGAGATCGTCTACACCGCGAAGTAA
- the tolB gene encoding Tol-Pal system beta propeller repeat protein TolB has product MRKTIFRFAAALVALAALVAGPVAAQSLNVEIAKGVATATPIAVVPFAQAGGAPLPTDVADVIRADFNRSGKFRSLDKADIVETPSQGSDIKFATWRLLKQDYLTIGRMSDAGGGMVKVDYELWDVNRQQSLLAQSFTAPAGDLRGVAHQIADQIYEKITGVRGAFWTRIAYVTAVGTGNNSTYSLIVADSDGFNPQVVARSRESLLSPAWSPDGSKLAYVSFESGNSAVYVQNISTGSRSLVASHPKGINSAPAWSPDGSKLAVSLSYVGNPEIFIIDVASHSETRVTNNFAIDTEPTFTPDGQSLIFTSDRSGKPQLYQSSISGGNAQRLTFQGGFNASASVSFDGKQIAMVQGNGNVYRIAIMDRSLGGQVRFVSPGNVDDSPSFAPNASMLLYAASQGTRGVLYAVSADGLVRQRLVLSDGDVREPSWGPYRQR; this is encoded by the coding sequence ATGCGCAAGACGATATTCCGATTCGCCGCCGCCCTCGTGGCGCTGGCCGCCCTCGTGGCCGGCCCTGTCGCCGCCCAGTCTCTCAACGTGGAAATCGCCAAGGGCGTAGCCACGGCGACGCCGATCGCGGTGGTGCCGTTTGCCCAGGCGGGCGGGGCGCCCCTGCCGACCGACGTCGCCGACGTCATCCGCGCCGATTTCAACCGCTCGGGCAAGTTCCGCTCACTGGACAAGGCCGACATCGTCGAGACCCCGTCGCAGGGTTCGGACATCAAGTTCGCGACCTGGCGCCTGCTCAAGCAGGATTACCTGACCATCGGCCGCATGAGCGATGCCGGTGGCGGCATGGTCAAGGTCGACTACGAGCTGTGGGACGTGAACCGCCAGCAGAGCCTGCTGGCCCAGTCGTTCACGGCCCCGGCCGGCGACCTGCGTGGCGTGGCCCACCAGATCGCCGACCAGATCTACGAAAAGATCACCGGCGTCCGTGGCGCGTTCTGGACCCGCATCGCCTATGTCACGGCGGTGGGCACCGGCAACAACTCCACTTATTCGCTGATCGTCGCCGATTCAGACGGCTTCAACCCGCAGGTCGTGGCCCGCTCCCGCGAGTCGCTGCTGTCGCCGGCGTGGTCGCCGGACGGCAGCAAGCTGGCCTACGTCTCGTTCGAAAGCGGCAATTCGGCCGTGTATGTGCAGAACATCTCCACCGGCTCCCGTAGCCTTGTTGCCTCGCACCCCAAGGGCATCAACTCCGCCCCGGCCTGGTCGCCGGACGGCAGCAAGCTCGCGGTGAGCCTGTCCTACGTGGGCAACCCGGAGATCTTCATCATCGACGTCGCCAGCCACAGCGAAACCCGCGTCACCAACAACTTCGCGATCGACACCGAGCCGACCTTCACCCCGGACGGCCAGAGCCTGATCTTCACCTCGGACCGCTCCGGCAAGCCGCAGCTCTACCAGAGCTCGATCTCCGGCGGCAACGCCCAGCGCCTCACCTTCCAGGGCGGCTTCAACGCCAGCGCGTCGGTCAGCTTCGACGGCAAGCAGATTGCGATGGTGCAGGGCAACGGGAACGTGTATCGTATCGCCATCATGGACCGCAGTCTGGGCGGGCAGGTGCGCTTCGTCTCCCCGGGTAACGTGGACGATTCGCCCAGCTTCGCGCCCAACGCCAGCATGCTGCTCTATGCGGCATCGCAGGGTACGCGCGGCGTCCTGTATGCAGTTTCGGCGGACGGCCTAGTGCGCCAGCGTCTCGTCCTTTCGGATGGCGACGTGCGCGAGCCGTCCTGGGGTCCGTACCGACAGCGTTGA